One part of the Acidobacteriota bacterium genome encodes these proteins:
- a CDS encoding PQQ-binding-like beta-propeller repeat protein: protein MPGFTASLNREALQALTKFLLTGEDSNLTVEQKSASPIEQKYATNGHPRFLDPDGYPAVEPPWGTLSAVDLNQGKIAWQIPLGEHPELVAQGLRDTGSWNYGGLIVTAGGLVFIGATNYDRKFRAFDKATGKLLWESLLPFAGNATPATYQVGGRQFVVIAAGGGKRGAPSGGTYVAFALPPAK, encoded by the coding sequence ATGCCGGGTTTTACGGCCTCGCTCAATCGTGAGGCTTTGCAAGCCCTCACCAAATTCCTGCTCACCGGCGAAGACAGCAACCTCACCGTCGAGCAAAAGAGCGCCTCACCTATCGAACAAAAATATGCGACAAACGGCCATCCGCGCTTTCTCGATCCCGATGGCTATCCGGCGGTCGAGCCGCCCTGGGGCACGCTCAGCGCGGTGGATTTGAACCAGGGCAAAATCGCCTGGCAGATTCCCTTGGGCGAACATCCCGAATTGGTCGCGCAAGGGTTGCGTGACACAGGCAGTTGGAATTACGGCGGCCTGATTGTCACGGCGGGCGGTTTGGTCTTTATCGGCGCGACGAATTATGACCGCAAGTTCCGCGCCTTCGATAAAGCCACCGGCAAGTTGCTGTGGGAAAGCTTGCTGCCCTTTGCGGGCAACGCGACGCCTGCAACCTATCAGGTGGGCGGACGACAATTCGTCGTCATCGCTGCGGGCGGCGGTAAACGCGGCGCGCCGTCGGGCGGGACGTATGTGGCGTTTGCGCTGCCGCCAGCAAAGTGA
- a CDS encoding IS1 family transposase, with amino-acid sequence MITETRTCHECHSPNIVRNGKNRVGNQRYKCKDCGVTSVLDNRLPTRQLDPAVPERTYLERNS; translated from the coding sequence ATGATCACTGAAACGCGTACTTGTCATGAATGTCATAGCCCCAACATTGTCCGCAACGGTAAAAACCGTGTGGGGAACCAACGCTACAAGTGCAAGGACTGTGGGGTCACCAGCGTCCTCGACAATCGGCTGCCCACCCGGCAGCTTGATCCGGCAGTGCCGGAGCGCACGTATCTGGAACGCAACTCCTGA
- a CDS encoding IS1 family transposase, whose protein sequence is MQQVRIWIVQSRRTRQILAFFSGAGSMDSCKRLWRKLPYEYLRCRSFSDCWRAYNCLPAVTPQLVGKETGETAHLERLNNALRQRSSRLVRKALSFSKKEYMLNLHFKLFAVHYNLKCINH, encoded by the coding sequence GTGCAGCAAGTGCGCATCTGGATTGTGCAGTCCCGGCGCACTCGTCAGATTCTCGCGTTTTTTAGCGGCGCTGGTTCAATGGATTCCTGCAAACGGCTGTGGCGCAAATTGCCTTATGAGTATTTACGCTGTCGCAGTTTTAGCGACTGCTGGCGGGCCTACAACTGTCTGCCGGCAGTCACCCCTCAACTGGTCGGCAAAGAGACCGGCGAGACCGCGCACCTTGAACGGCTCAACAACGCACTCCGGCAGCGCAGCAGCCGACTCGTGCGCAAGGCGCTCTCGTTTTCAAAGAAAGAATATATGCTCAACCTGCACTTCAAACTGTTTGCCGTGCATTACAATCTTAAATGTATCAACCACTAG
- a CDS encoding Gfo/Idh/MocA family oxidoreductase, which produces MSKQPIERRDFIKQAAATATVATFTASSYARVPGANDRVRLGIIGPGARGQELMEQFVKVPNAEFVATADVYKARHEQAKKIAPSITQNFGDHRKLLESKDVDAVIVATPLHCHARHFMDTLAAGKDLYCEKTMTWSIEEAEACLAAAKGVAGKRVIGVGQQHNSAGYFVDSRNWVKEGKLGKVAHVESWMSRNTPAGKGQWVRPIPADCNAQNVDWKAFLNGRENRPFDAHKFINWRLYWEFSGGNVTENMVHQIGYIIGVLDLGVPTAAYMSGGVFSEKDGREVPDTIAVTLDYPNDLVVTWQSTFSNSRYGLGVRILGSHGTIEWLAGTTDMVSGKSASGWNYAPEKMNNAEGAFIKGEAKGDNHYANFVECVRSRKEPNSSAELGYKSAIAAHMSNLSYRRKQRLTLDAARQVASN; this is translated from the coding sequence ATGAGCAAACAACCAATCGAACGCAGAGATTTCATCAAGCAGGCTGCGGCAACAGCGACTGTGGCGACGTTCACCGCATCGTCGTATGCCCGTGTGCCCGGCGCGAACGACCGCGTCCGCCTCGGCATCATTGGCCCCGGCGCACGCGGCCAGGAATTGATGGAGCAATTCGTCAAAGTCCCGAATGCCGAATTTGTCGCGACCGCCGATGTTTACAAAGCCCGGCACGAACAGGCGAAAAAGATCGCCCCTTCGATCACACAAAATTTCGGCGATCATCGCAAGCTTCTTGAGTCAAAAGACGTGGATGCCGTGATCGTCGCGACCCCGTTGCATTGTCATGCACGCCACTTCATGGACACGCTCGCCGCCGGCAAAGACCTGTATTGCGAAAAAACCATGACCTGGTCTATCGAAGAGGCCGAAGCCTGTCTGGCCGCCGCCAAGGGTGTCGCGGGCAAGCGCGTGATCGGCGTCGGGCAGCAACACAACAGCGCGGGCTATTTTGTGGACTCGCGCAACTGGGTCAAAGAAGGCAAGCTGGGCAAGGTGGCGCACGTCGAATCCTGGATGAGCCGCAACACGCCCGCCGGCAAGGGCCAATGGGTGCGCCCGATCCCGGCGGATTGCAACGCTCAAAATGTGGATTGGAAGGCATTCCTGAATGGACGCGAGAACCGCCCCTTTGACGCGCACAAATTTATCAATTGGCGCCTGTACTGGGAATTTAGTGGCGGCAATGTGACCGAGAACATGGTGCATCAAATCGGTTACATCATCGGCGTGCTGGATTTGGGCGTCCCGACCGCAGCGTATATGTCCGGCGGTGTCTTCTCTGAAAAAGACGGTCGCGAAGTGCCTGACACGATTGCCGTGACGCTGGATTATCCGAACGACTTGGTCGTGACCTGGCAATCCACGTTTAGCAATAGCCGCTATGGCCTGGGTGTGCGCATCCTGGGTTCGCACGGCACCATTGAATGGCTGGCGGGCACGACTGATATGGTCTCGGGCAAATCGGCCAGTGGTTGGAACTATGCGCCTGAAAAGATGAACAATGCCGAGGGCGCTTTTATCAAAGGTGAAGCGAAAGGCGATAACCACTACGCTAATTTTGTCGAATGCGTGCGCTCGCGCAAAGAGCCCAATTCATCTGCCGAGTTGGGCTACAAATCGGCTATCGCCGCGCATATGTCTAATCTGTCGTACAGACGCAAACAGCGCCTGACACTGGACGCCGCCCGGCAAGTCGCCAGCAATTAA
- a CDS encoding TIM barrel protein gives MRFSRRQFMCGVGAAALTGHSTFAKPQQAEFSIGYDTAAWQSQTEQAVTEISALGYRGIQIRQASYTKYANRPGEFKALLAARKLSLVALAASNITLNPTTMKQEIADALLMAKWLKEVGGIYLQVADGARPPASLPAPDDYRKLGKHLTEIGKRTLGEGGIKLAYRNQIQSLGQRRDEVDRILDATDPKYVWLLVDSAHLSASGGEEVRFVRDYLNRLAFPHFTDVRISQSATTTLDGSRVPAKYDFVELGQGKVNLPSVFQILKDYHYAGWVIVALDRTPQGRTAQESAAISKRFIEEKLKYNF, from the coding sequence ATGCGTTTTTCACGCCGGCAGTTTATGTGCGGGGTTGGCGCTGCGGCGTTAACGGGTCATAGCACTTTTGCCAAACCTCAACAAGCTGAATTCAGCATTGGCTACGATACTGCCGCCTGGCAATCACAGACTGAACAGGCTGTCACCGAAATTTCCGCACTCGGCTATCGTGGAATCCAAATTCGCCAAGCCAGCTATACCAAATATGCCAATCGCCCCGGCGAATTCAAAGCTTTGCTTGCCGCCAGAAAACTCAGCTTGGTCGCACTCGCCGCAAGCAACATCACCCTCAACCCGACAACGATGAAACAGGAAATTGCCGACGCTTTGCTAATGGCAAAATGGTTGAAGGAGGTTGGCGGGATTTACCTTCAGGTTGCGGATGGCGCGCGTCCTCCGGCTTCACTGCCAGCGCCGGATGACTATCGCAAGCTGGGCAAACACTTGACCGAAATTGGCAAACGCACATTGGGCGAAGGTGGGATCAAGCTTGCGTACCGCAATCAAATACAAAGCCTGGGTCAACGGCGCGATGAAGTAGATCGGATTTTGGACGCCACTGATCCGAAGTATGTCTGGTTGCTCGTGGACAGCGCGCATTTGTCTGCCTCTGGCGGTGAAGAGGTGCGCTTTGTGCGCGATTATCTGAACCGTCTGGCTTTTCCGCATTTCACCGATGTACGCATCTCCCAATCGGCCACAACCACATTGGACGGCTCGCGCGTCCCTGCGAAATATGATTTCGTCGAACTCGGCCAAGGCAAAGTCAACTTGCCGTCAGTATTTCAAATCTTGAAAGATTATCACTATGCAGGCTGGGTTATCGTCGCACTCGACCGCACACCGCAGGGCCGCACAGCACAAGAAAGCGCGGCCATCAGCAAACGGTTCATCGAAGAAAAGCTCAAATACAATTTTTAG
- a CDS encoding TonB-dependent receptor, translating into MQFKLSSRHPRVRWQQRFTHTGTLLAALLLTMLLTSAGQAQAVKGALLGTITDANGAAAAGAAVTATEVRTNIAVTTATNQDGNYVFSNIKDGIYRVEATLKGFKKVVRDNITVDVNTTVRVDLAMQVGEVSETVTVEASAAAILQTDRADTGRLLESKQIGELPLGFNRNFQGLLVTVPGATRPTRPHSQFFNSQDSLESKVNGQSRLSNNFQIEGVDDNEKTGLLQVLIPAADAIETVSVATSNFDAEFGRAGGAVSSVTIKSGTNSLHGSAFMFGNNNNGWLQAGDFFTHTTAPTHYRQAGATIGGPIKKNKLFYFGDYQYTTDALGTVQQHKVPYAEWYNGDFSKTVDASGKQFVIYDPLTTRTDAAGNVTRDPFPNNIIPDNRISPIAKRLLAFLARPNAGPAPGASNYFLAQVPNLIFNEVRIKTTHAFDTKINYNINDKNVLSYRFSYQRPQVFDPGTYGLYGGPTNGGFAGTGTQNTISTAANYTHTFSPTLILEGRFGISWYHNVAVSQATGLKTSKDVGIPNVNTDSFSDGLTSINISNFDGPVLGFSGSLPWDRGEKTYLGSAILTKLWGNHSFKFGEEIRHNRDLLLQIQDNGGVRGHFDFNGFRTATTADTRSQTAPANAFAAFLLDLPNSVGRDIKVIDQPGTQHYAAFSFAQDTWQLTKKLTLILGLRHEYYQPLVGIVNKGGLSNYVPSENALHVAGYGNVPQNIDVKGAPWKNFVARVGAAYRLSDKTVIRAGYGASVVPFPDNSYAFNFPVKQNNQFNAPNSYAPAGSMAAGFPAPIFFDIPSNGIIDGGNFKTTGLYYAPPDLHEGKLHSYNIAFQRQLWWGFTGEAAYVGNVGRDVVFVLDLNAANQLGLATAANDNPARPYFNSFGRTASITTRVRETTSYNSLQIKVDKRFSKGLLFTNNYTLGRSLDYAGGDQGTISTPANIALSYGRSDFDRTHSFASSFVWQIPFASKTHGFVKWVLDGWQVTGILDIRSGTPLDFTTTGTALHAPGNTQRANATGTPKVNEVGIRTGQLYFDTSVFSTPLASVASKNDPNLLYAPFGNVTRNSLINGPGYWNFDSSLFKKFKFTERIGGELRADIWTA; encoded by the coding sequence ATGCAGTTCAAACTAAGCTCTCGTCACCCTCGTGTACGCTGGCAGCAACGCTTCACACACACGGGCACGCTGCTCGCGGCCTTGCTATTGACGATGTTGCTGACCTCCGCCGGTCAGGCCCAAGCGGTCAAAGGCGCCTTGCTCGGCACCATCACGGATGCCAACGGCGCAGCGGCAGCAGGCGCCGCCGTCACCGCCACCGAAGTGCGCACCAACATCGCCGTCACCACCGCCACCAATCAAGATGGCAACTATGTCTTCTCAAACATCAAGGACGGCATCTATCGCGTGGAAGCGACCCTGAAAGGCTTCAAGAAGGTCGTGCGCGATAACATCACGGTTGACGTCAACACGACGGTGCGCGTTGATCTGGCGATGCAGGTGGGCGAAGTCAGTGAGACCGTAACCGTCGAAGCCAGCGCCGCCGCGATCCTGCAAACCGACCGCGCCGACACCGGGCGCTTGCTCGAAAGCAAACAGATCGGTGAATTGCCGCTCGGCTTCAACCGCAACTTCCAGGGTTTGCTCGTCACCGTGCCCGGCGCGACACGCCCGACGCGGCCCCATTCGCAATTCTTCAACTCGCAGGACAGCCTGGAATCGAAGGTCAACGGCCAATCGCGCCTCTCTAACAACTTCCAAATCGAAGGCGTGGATGACAACGAAAAGACGGGCTTGCTGCAAGTCTTGATCCCGGCGGCGGACGCCATCGAAACGGTCAGCGTGGCGACCTCGAACTTCGACGCTGAGTTCGGGCGCGCGGGCGGCGCGGTCTCGTCTGTTACAATCAAATCAGGCACGAACAGCCTGCACGGCAGCGCCTTCATGTTCGGTAACAACAACAATGGCTGGCTGCAGGCGGGCGATTTCTTCACGCACACCACCGCGCCGACGCATTACCGGCAGGCAGGCGCGACCATCGGCGGCCCGATCAAGAAGAACAAGCTTTTCTATTTTGGCGATTACCAGTACACCACCGACGCGCTGGGCACTGTGCAACAACACAAAGTTCCTTACGCCGAGTGGTACAACGGCGACTTCAGCAAGACGGTGGACGCGAGCGGTAAGCAGTTTGTTATTTATGATCCGCTGACGACGCGCACCGACGCGGCTGGCAATGTCACCCGCGATCCTTTCCCAAACAACATCATCCCGGACAACCGGATTAGCCCCATCGCCAAAAGGCTGCTGGCCTTCCTGGCGCGTCCCAATGCCGGCCCGGCGCCCGGTGCGTCAAATTACTTTTTGGCGCAGGTGCCCAACCTCATTTTCAACGAGGTACGTATCAAGACCACGCATGCCTTCGACACCAAGATCAATTACAACATCAATGACAAGAACGTGCTGTCGTACCGCTTTAGCTACCAGCGCCCGCAGGTTTTCGATCCCGGCACCTATGGGCTTTATGGCGGCCCGACCAACGGCGGCTTTGCCGGCACTGGCACGCAGAACACGATTAGCACGGCGGCCAACTACACGCATACCTTCAGCCCGACCTTGATCCTGGAAGGGCGCTTCGGCATCAGTTGGTATCACAACGTGGCGGTCTCGCAGGCCACCGGACTGAAAACTTCCAAAGACGTCGGCATCCCGAACGTCAACACGGATTCTTTTTCGGACGGGCTGACTTCGATCAACATCAGCAATTTTGACGGCCCGGTGCTCGGCTTTTCGGGCAGCTTGCCCTGGGATCGCGGCGAGAAGACTTATCTCGGCTCCGCTATTCTGACCAAGCTCTGGGGCAATCACTCGTTCAAGTTCGGCGAAGAGATTCGCCACAACCGCGACCTGTTGCTGCAGATTCAGGACAACGGCGGCGTGCGCGGTCACTTCGATTTCAACGGATTTCGCACGGCGACCACCGCCGATACGCGATCACAAACCGCGCCCGCCAACGCCTTCGCCGCGTTCCTGCTCGACCTGCCCAACAGCGTCGGACGCGACATCAAGGTGATTGACCAACCCGGCACGCAGCACTACGCCGCCTTCAGCTTCGCGCAAGACACTTGGCAATTGACGAAGAAGCTGACGCTGATTCTGGGATTGCGTCACGAGTACTATCAACCGCTGGTCGGCATCGTGAACAAAGGCGGGCTGTCGAATTACGTGCCGAGCGAGAACGCGCTGCACGTGGCCGGCTACGGCAACGTCCCGCAGAACATTGACGTCAAGGGCGCGCCGTGGAAAAACTTTGTGGCACGTGTGGGCGCGGCCTATCGCTTGAGCGACAAGACCGTGATACGCGCCGGGTACGGTGCCAGCGTGGTGCCTTTCCCGGACAACAGCTACGCCTTCAATTTCCCGGTCAAACAAAACAATCAATTCAATGCGCCCAACTCCTACGCGCCGGCAGGCTCAATGGCGGCGGGCTTCCCCGCACCGATCTTCTTCGATATTCCGTCGAATGGGATCATTGACGGCGGCAACTTCAAAACCACCGGACTGTATTACGCCCCGCCTGACCTCCACGAAGGTAAACTCCATTCCTACAACATCGCGTTCCAGCGGCAACTGTGGTGGGGCTTCACAGGGGAGGCGGCTTACGTGGGCAACGTCGGGCGCGACGTCGTGTTCGTGCTCGACCTGAACGCCGCCAACCAGTTGGGGCTGGCGACTGCGGCCAACGACAACCCAGCGCGTCCGTACTTCAACTCCTTCGGGCGCACGGCTTCGATCACCACCAGAGTGCGGGAAACCACGAGCTACAACTCGCTACAGATCAAAGTGGACAAGCGCTTCTCGAAAGGACTGCTGTTTACGAACAACTACACGCTCGGGCGGTCTTTGGATTACGCCGGTGGCGACCAGGGCACCATCAGCACACCCGCCAACATTGCGTTGAGTTATGGCCGCTCCGACTTTGACCGGACGCACTCTTTCGCGTCGAGCTTCGTCTGGCAAATTCCCTTCGCCAGCAAAACGCACGGCTTCGTCAAATGGGTGCTTGATGGCTGGCAAGTGACGGGTATTCTTGATATCCGCTCCGGGACGCCGCTTGATTTCACCACGACCGGGACGGCCTTGCATGCGCCCGGCAACACGCAGCGTGCGAACGCCACCGGCACGCCTAAGGTTAACGAAGTTGGAATCCGCACGGGGCAACTCTACTTTGACACCTCGGTCTTCTCGACACCGCTGGCGAGTGTCGCCAGCAAGAACGACCCAAATCTTTTGTACGCGCCTTTCGGCAATGTAACGCGCAACAGTTTGATCAACGGGCCGGGCTACTGGAACTTCGACAGTTCGCTTTTCAAGAAGTTCAAATTCACCGAGCGGATCGGCGGCGAGTTGCGGGCGGACATCTGGACAGCTTGA